A single region of the Pseudorhodoplanes sp. genome encodes:
- a CDS encoding glycoside hydrolase/phage tail family protein: MAALLLSVAGQALGNTFGPAGAMVGRIAGAIAGSYLDRALFGPDTIHRSQEGPRLADLDVMASSEGAPIPRIYGRVRLSGQVIWATKLEEVVSTRSETTGGGGGGKGGGGGGGSPAVTTTTTTYSYFGNFAVGLCEGPIGHVLRIWADGKPLDLSGVTCRIHKGDETQAPDPLIVAKEGANNTPAYRGLAYVVFERLPLANFGNRIPQLSFEVLRPVGRLEQQVRAVTLIPGATEFGYEPATVVQVTGPGQSAPENRHVAHAPSDVIASLDELQAVCPHLERVAIVVAWFGDDLRAGRCKLRPGIDNVQKSTHGANWNVAGLTRGSATLVSQIDGRPAFGGTPSDASVIHLIHELKARGLKVTLYPFVMMDIPEGNARPDPWSGAPSQPAYPWRGDITCDPAPGMPGSPDGTAAAGEQIAAFFAGGGPSDWNYRRMILHYAALAASAGGVDAFVIGSELKSLTRVRSASGVYPAVTELVSLAADVKAILGSGCVVIYAADWTEYGAHVVDAGANEVRFPLDPLWASPAIGAIGIDYYPPLADWRDTHDHLDRALAASIHDRDYLKRNLAGGEAYDFFYADAAARSAQTRTPITDGLGKPWIFRQKDLWSFWSNQHYERVGGTELASPTDWIPQSKPFWLTETGCPAVDKGGNQPSIFPDLKSANGGFPHFSNGRRDDVMQRRYLETVLSAFAEDSDLNPASSLYTGRMVDPSGIHLWTWDARPYPVFPAATDVWSDGPNWATGHWLTGRLGASQLEGLVSNILSDAEADAGDASALGEGPDGYVIDRPMAARAAIEPLALTYAFDAVEGESALTFRPRGGPPVIELNENDLVLPREGAPVRLQRAQETDLPREVTLGYIDAGADYRRAAASSRRLVGAASRVVQHNVAMVTNDAAAARRADIWLQDVWAGRESAEFALPPSLLRLMPGDVIALTVSGRRRLFEIREIVDTDSRAVTARAIDPEVFDLPLPVPRHRSPDLPPAVGPVQAHLLDLPTLDASEPPVLTRIAVFADPWPGPVAIWSSGDGLSYTRAALALAPSIIGVTLDDLPAGPAGRFDHASAVRVQLHGGALVSVSDAALLNGANVAALQRPDGAWEVVQFARAELVGERTYILSRLLRGQAGSESAIGYPLPASAPFVLLDQHVIPLARGLETLGRSMHLRIVAAGRDHGDVAAVAMTLTPQATALRPLSPVHLAARRTDDGVLLRWIRRTRIDGDSWETQDVPLGEAGEAYEIDILDGGNVVRKLTASSPSVLYVNVDEFADFGSPQASITFRVAQMSASVGRGFPSEMSASI, from the coding sequence ATGGCCGCTCTTCTTCTTTCCGTTGCCGGACAAGCGCTCGGCAATACGTTCGGGCCGGCCGGCGCGATGGTGGGACGGATTGCGGGTGCGATTGCCGGCAGTTATCTCGACCGCGCGCTGTTCGGCCCCGACACCATTCATCGCTCGCAGGAAGGACCGCGCCTTGCCGATCTCGACGTCATGGCCTCAAGCGAGGGCGCGCCGATCCCGCGCATCTATGGCCGCGTGCGGTTGTCCGGCCAGGTGATCTGGGCGACGAAGCTCGAGGAAGTCGTCTCCACCCGCAGCGAGACGACCGGCGGCGGCGGTGGCGGCAAGGGCGGCGGAGGCGGCGGCGGAAGTCCCGCCGTCACCACGACGACCACGACTTACAGCTATTTCGGAAATTTTGCGGTCGGCCTCTGCGAAGGTCCGATCGGACACGTCCTGCGCATCTGGGCCGACGGCAAACCGCTCGATCTTTCCGGCGTGACCTGTCGTATCCACAAGGGCGACGAGACGCAGGCCCCCGATCCGCTGATCGTCGCCAAGGAAGGCGCGAACAACACGCCGGCCTATCGCGGGCTCGCTTACGTCGTGTTCGAGCGCCTGCCGCTCGCCAATTTCGGCAACCGCATTCCGCAATTGTCGTTCGAAGTGCTGCGGCCTGTGGGCCGGCTCGAACAGCAGGTCCGCGCGGTGACGCTGATCCCCGGCGCGACCGAATTCGGCTACGAGCCGGCGACCGTGGTGCAGGTGACAGGGCCGGGGCAATCCGCGCCGGAGAACCGGCATGTTGCGCATGCGCCGTCCGACGTCATCGCCTCGCTCGACGAATTGCAGGCGGTGTGTCCGCATCTCGAACGCGTGGCGATTGTTGTCGCCTGGTTCGGCGACGACCTGCGCGCGGGGCGGTGCAAGCTGCGGCCCGGCATCGACAACGTACAGAAATCGACGCATGGCGCGAACTGGAACGTCGCCGGCCTGACGCGCGGCAGCGCCACTCTCGTGTCGCAGATCGACGGCCGGCCGGCCTTTGGCGGCACGCCGTCGGACGCGAGTGTCATTCATCTCATCCATGAGCTGAAGGCGCGCGGGCTGAAGGTGACGCTCTATCCGTTCGTGATGATGGACATTCCGGAAGGCAATGCGCGGCCCGATCCCTGGAGCGGTGCGCCCTCGCAGCCGGCCTATCCCTGGCGCGGCGACATCACCTGCGATCCGGCGCCCGGCATGCCCGGTTCGCCCGACGGCACGGCGGCGGCGGGCGAACAGATCGCGGCGTTCTTCGCCGGCGGCGGACCGTCGGACTGGAATTACCGGCGCATGATCCTGCATTACGCGGCTCTCGCCGCGTCGGCAGGCGGAGTCGATGCTTTCGTGATCGGCTCGGAGTTGAAGAGCCTGACACGCGTGCGCTCGGCGTCAGGCGTCTATCCGGCAGTGACTGAGCTTGTGTCGCTTGCTGCCGATGTGAAAGCCATTCTCGGCAGCGGCTGCGTCGTCATATATGCTGCCGACTGGACCGAATATGGCGCGCATGTCGTCGACGCTGGCGCCAACGAAGTGCGTTTTCCGCTCGATCCGCTCTGGGCCTCGCCGGCGATCGGCGCCATCGGCATCGACTATTATCCGCCGCTGGCGGACTGGCGCGACACGCATGATCATCTCGACCGCGCGCTGGCGGCGTCGATCCATGACCGCGACTATCTGAAGCGCAATCTGGCGGGCGGCGAGGCTTACGACTTCTTCTATGCAGACGCCGCGGCGCGCAGCGCGCAGACGCGCACGCCGATCACGGACGGGCTCGGCAAGCCATGGATCTTCCGGCAGAAAGATTTGTGGAGTTTCTGGTCGAACCAACATTACGAGCGCGTGGGCGGCACGGAGCTGGCGTCGCCGACGGACTGGATCCCGCAGAGCAAGCCGTTCTGGCTGACCGAAACCGGCTGTCCGGCGGTGGACAAGGGCGGCAACCAGCCCAGCATCTTTCCCGATCTCAAATCGGCGAATGGCGGCTTTCCGCATTTCTCCAACGGACGGCGCGACGATGTCATGCAGCGGCGCTATCTGGAAACCGTGCTGAGCGCTTTCGCGGAGGACAGCGATCTCAATCCGGCGTCGTCTCTTTATACAGGGCGCATGGTCGATCCGTCCGGCATTCATCTGTGGACCTGGGATGCGCGGCCCTATCCGGTGTTTCCCGCCGCCACCGATGTGTGGAGCGACGGACCGAACTGGGCGACCGGACATTGGCTGACCGGGCGGCTTGGCGCTTCGCAGCTTGAAGGGCTTGTTTCAAATATTCTGAGCGATGCGGAAGCCGACGCAGGCGACGCCTCGGCGCTGGGCGAGGGGCCGGACGGCTATGTCATCGATCGACCGATGGCGGCGCGCGCGGCGATCGAGCCGCTGGCGCTCACTTATGCGTTCGACGCCGTCGAAGGCGAAAGCGCGCTGACATTCCGGCCGCGCGGCGGGCCGCCTGTGATCGAGCTCAACGAGAACGATCTGGTGCTGCCGCGCGAGGGCGCGCCGGTGCGGCTGCAGCGGGCGCAGGAAACAGACCTGCCGCGCGAAGTCACGCTCGGCTACATCGATGCAGGCGCCGATTATCGCCGTGCGGCGGCCTCCTCGCGGCGCCTGGTCGGCGCCGCGTCGCGTGTCGTCCAGCACAATGTCGCGATGGTGACGAACGATGCCGCCGCGGCGCGGCGCGCCGACATCTGGCTGCAGGATGTCTGGGCGGGGCGCGAGAGCGCGGAATTCGCGCTGCCGCCAAGCCTGTTGCGCCTGATGCCGGGCGACGTCATCGCGCTGACGGTGAGCGGACGGCGGCGGCTGTTTGAAATCCGTGAGATCGTCGACACCGACAGCCGCGCGGTGACGGCGCGGGCGATCGATCCTGAAGTGTTCGATCTGCCGCTGCCCGTGCCGCGCCACCGCTCGCCCGATCTGCCGCCGGCGGTCGGGCCGGTGCAGGCGCATCTGCTCGATCTGCCGACGCTCGACGCGAGCGAACCGCCAGTGTTGACGCGCATCGCGGTGTTCGCCGATCCCTGGCCGGGTCCGGTGGCAATCTGGTCGTCGGGCGACGGCCTGAGCTATACGCGCGCGGCTTTGGCTCTGGCGCCGTCGATCATCGGCGTGACGCTTGACGATCTGCCGGCAGGTCCGGCGGGCCGCTTCGACCATGCTTCTGCGGTGCGCGTGCAACTGCATGGCGGCGCGCTGGTCTCGGTCTCGGATGCGGCACTGCTGAACGGCGCCAATGTCGCGGCGTTGCAGCGGCCGGACGGCGCCTGGGAGGTCGTGCAATTTGCGCGTGCGGAGCTGGTTGGCGAGCGCACTTATATATTGTCACGCCTGCTGCGCGGACAGGCCGGCAGCGAAAGCGCGATCGGCTATCCGTTGCCGGCGAGCGCGCCGTTTGTGCTGCTCGACCAGCATGTCATTCCGCTGGCGCGCGGGCTCGAGACGCTCGGGCGGAGCATGCATCTACGCATTGTCGCGGCGGGGCGCGATCACGGCGATGTCG
- a CDS encoding NlpC/P60 family protein — protein sequence MTLIRSRIIAEARSWIGTPYRHQASLKGVGCDCLGLIRGVWRALYGEEPERAPPYARDWAEVATNEPLAEAGLRHLIAVNANDFAPGDVLLFRWRAGMVAKHAAIVSAPDTMIHAHDGAAVAEVTLAPWWRRRIAYAFAFPGVSDFLLYPRPCGEGRE from the coding sequence ATGACTCTCATCCGCTCCCGCATCATCGCCGAAGCTCGTTCCTGGATCGGCACGCCGTACCGGCACCAGGCGTCGCTGAAAGGCGTCGGCTGCGATTGCCTCGGACTCATCCGCGGCGTCTGGCGTGCGCTTTACGGCGAGGAGCCGGAACGCGCGCCGCCCTATGCGCGCGACTGGGCGGAGGTGGCGACGAACGAGCCGCTGGCGGAAGCGGGATTGCGGCATCTCATCGCCGTCAATGCGAACGATTTTGCGCCGGGCGACGTGCTGTTGTTCCGCTGGCGCGCAGGGATGGTGGCGAAGCATGCCGCGATCGTGTCCGCGCCCGACACAATGATTCATGCGCATGACGGCGCCGCCGTCGCCGAGGTGACGCTGGCGCCATGGTGGCGGCGGCGCATTGCGTATGCGTTCGCGTTTCCGGGAGTGAGCGACTTTCTTCTTTACCCTCGCCCTTGTGGGGAGGGTCGTGAGTGA
- a CDS encoding DUF2163 domain-containing protein: MRTIPPALQTKLNSGVTTLCRCFVLTRRDGVVQGFTDHDEDIVLNGVTCRAGTGLTASEATARLGFAVDGAEISGALADDGLTEADLAAGRYDAAKVETFLVDWSEPALHMRLGTATLGEVRREGAAFVAEMRSLADALVQESGRLFTASCAADLGDARCRIDLSEPLYRGEGQVTALRGTSAFAASGVDAFDDGWFDAGRLTFTSGGNAGLAMEVKRHRFEEDDVVIELWQAMPEPVSAGDSFVVPAGCDKRFDTCRNRFNNVVNFRGFPHIPGNDFVMRYAIEGEPGHDGGRLQT; the protein is encoded by the coding sequence ATGCGCACGATCCCACCCGCTCTCCAAACCAAGCTCAATTCCGGCGTCACGACGCTCTGCCGCTGCTTCGTGCTCACGCGGCGCGACGGCGTGGTGCAGGGCTTCACCGATCACGATGAGGACATCGTGCTGAACGGCGTCACGTGCCGCGCCGGCACCGGCCTCACGGCGTCGGAGGCGACGGCGCGACTCGGCTTCGCGGTCGACGGCGCGGAAATATCCGGCGCGCTCGCCGATGACGGTCTGACCGAGGCTGACCTCGCGGCCGGCCGTTACGACGCGGCGAAAGTGGAGACTTTTCTTGTCGACTGGAGCGAGCCGGCGCTGCATATGCGGCTCGGCACAGCGACGCTCGGCGAAGTGCGGCGCGAGGGCGCGGCCTTCGTCGCCGAGATGCGCAGCCTGGCCGACGCGCTGGTGCAGGAGAGCGGGCGACTGTTCACCGCAAGCTGTGCGGCCGATCTCGGCGATGCGCGCTGCCGCATCGATCTGTCAGAACCGCTTTATCGCGGCGAGGGACAGGTGACTGCGCTGCGCGGGACGTCGGCGTTTGCGGCGTCGGGGGTCGACGCGTTCGATGACGGCTGGTTCGACGCCGGCAGGCTGACATTCACCAGCGGCGGCAATGCCGGCCTCGCCATGGAAGTGAAGCGGCACCGCTTCGAGGAAGACGATGTCGTGATCGAGCTCTGGCAGGCCATGCCGGAGCCGGTCTCCGCCGGCGATTCCTTCGTGGTTCCAGCCGGTTGCGACAAGAGATTCGACACCTGCCGCAACCGCTTCAACAACGTCGTCAACTTCCGCGGCTTTCCGCATATCCCCGGCAATGATTTCGTCATGCGGTACGCCATCGAAGGCGAGCCCGGGCATGACGGAGGACGTTTGCAGACTTGA
- a CDS encoding DUF2460 domain-containing protein, which produces MTSAFHDILFPLDIALKSAGGPERRTDIVALGSGREERNARWAHSRRRYDAGYGVKTFAELSQVVEFFEERRGRLHGFRWRDRLDHSSAAPGAMPTPFDQVIGTGDGVTAQFALGKTYGGLHAPYRRPVQKPVPDSVRVAVDGDEAEEGAAFTLDAATGMITFLEGHLPQMGEAVTAGFLFDVPVRFDTDYLEVDLSAFAAGAIPKIPVVEIKV; this is translated from the coding sequence ATGACATCGGCTTTCCACGACATCCTGTTTCCGCTCGACATTGCACTGAAAAGCGCCGGCGGTCCGGAGCGGCGCACCGACATCGTCGCGCTCGGCTCCGGCCGCGAGGAACGCAACGCGCGCTGGGCGCATTCGCGCCGCCGCTATGACGCCGGCTATGGCGTGAAGACCTTTGCCGAATTGTCGCAGGTGGTGGAGTTTTTCGAGGAGCGGCGCGGGCGGCTGCACGGCTTCCGCTGGCGCGACCGCCTGGACCATTCCTCCGCCGCGCCGGGCGCCATGCCGACGCCGTTCGACCAGGTGATCGGCACGGGCGACGGCGTGACCGCGCAATTCGCTCTGGGCAAGACCTATGGCGGACTGCATGCGCCCTACCGGCGGCCGGTGCAGAAGCCGGTGCCGGACAGCGTGCGCGTCGCGGTGGACGGCGACGAAGCGGAGGAGGGCGCGGCTTTCACCCTCGATGCCGCGACCGGCATGATTACGTTTCTCGAAGGCCATCTGCCGCAGATGGGCGAGGCGGTGACGGCAGGATTCCTGTTCGACGTGCCGGTGCGGTTCGACACCGATTATCTGGAAGTGGATCTGTCGGCCTTTGCGGCGGGGGCGATCCCGAAGATTCCGGTGGTGGAGATCAAGGTGTGA
- a CDS encoding phage tail tape measure protein codes for MSDDYSYALHPFLDPSRKGEISEAERQMRELNRLAAMFGRTITGAFAQGSASGKNFDDTLKRLYMRLSDVAMQAALKPLEKQASSILTRVFSGIFTWPPKTRGRSGGGSAEIPAGVIPIQPFARGGVIGAPTYFPLSSGGLGLAGEAGPEAILPLTRTAGGRLGVAAAGGGAPANIVVNIATPDVDGFRRSDVYITGQIARAVARGQRGL; via the coding sequence ATGTCCGATGACTATAGCTACGCGCTGCATCCCTTTCTCGATCCGTCGCGGAAGGGTGAAATCAGCGAGGCTGAACGGCAGATGCGCGAGTTGAATCGGCTTGCCGCCATGTTCGGCCGCACGATCACCGGCGCATTTGCGCAGGGCAGCGCGAGCGGCAAGAATTTCGATGATACACTGAAGCGCTTGTATATGCGCCTGTCCGACGTTGCGATGCAGGCGGCGCTCAAGCCGTTGGAGAAGCAGGCCTCATCGATCCTGACCAGGGTCTTCTCGGGTATTTTCACCTGGCCGCCGAAGACCAGAGGGCGCAGCGGAGGCGGCAGCGCCGAGATTCCGGCTGGTGTCATCCCGATCCAGCCCTTCGCCCGCGGCGGCGTCATCGGCGCGCCGACCTATTTTCCGCTGTCGTCGGGCGGACTCGGGCTTGCGGGTGAGGCCGGACCGGAAGCGATCCTGCCGCTGACGCGCACCGCGGGCGGCCGGCTTGGCGTCGCGGCGGCGGGCGGCGGCGCGCCTGCCAATATCGTGGTGAATATCGCAACGCCCGACGTGGACGGCTTCCGCCGCTCTGACGTCTATATCACCGGCCAGATCGCCCGCGCGGTGGCGCGCGGGCAGCGCGGACTGTAG
- a CDS encoding phage tail assembly chaperone: MTPRPFPWDEAIGFGLGVLRLSPDAFWKMTPRELALAIQAVTGRGAPLAREQFDQMMTRFPDVR; encoded by the coding sequence ATGACGCCAAGACCATTTCCCTGGGATGAGGCGATCGGCTTTGGCCTCGGCGTGCTGCGGCTTTCGCCGGACGCCTTTTGGAAGATGACGCCGCGCGAACTCGCGCTCGCGATTCAGGCGGTGACCGGACGCGGTGCGCCTCTGGCGCGGGAGCAGTTTGACCAGATGATGACGAGATTTCCCGATGTCCGATGA
- a CDS encoding gene transfer agent family protein has translation MPNLHRGEIEAEIGGATRRLVLTLGALAELEAAFGASDLTALAERFGAGRMSAQDLVRIIAAGLRGAGETVSDEEVARMRVPGGAADYVRIAVALIEATFGGAQAA, from the coding sequence ATGCCCAACCTTCATCGCGGTGAAATCGAGGCCGAGATCGGCGGCGCGACACGCCGCCTGGTGCTGACTCTCGGCGCGCTGGCCGAACTGGAGGCCGCGTTCGGCGCCAGCGATCTCACGGCGCTGGCGGAGCGCTTCGGCGCCGGGCGCATGAGCGCGCAGGATCTCGTCCGCATCATCGCCGCCGGCCTTCGCGGCGCGGGCGAGACGGTGTCGGACGAGGAGGTCGCGCGCATGCGCGTGCCCGGCGGGGCGGCGGATTATGTGCGGATCGCGGTGGCGCTGATCGAAGCAACCTTCGGCGGAGCGCAAGCGGCATGA
- a CDS encoding phage major tail protein, TP901-1 family, with translation MTAQKGKDLLIKIHDGTSFVTVAGLRSRRLAFNAESVDITHAESAGRWRELLDGAGIRRASIAGRGLFKDAATDALMRQTFFDGAVKDFQIVIPDFGNVEGPFQIASLEFAGEHDGEVTYELALESAGALTFTSI, from the coding sequence ATGACCGCCCAGAAAGGCAAGGACCTGCTGATCAAGATTCACGACGGCACGAGCTTCGTCACCGTCGCCGGACTGCGCTCGCGCCGGCTCGCCTTCAATGCCGAGAGCGTCGACATCACGCATGCGGAATCCGCCGGGCGCTGGCGCGAATTGCTGGACGGCGCCGGCATCAGGCGCGCCTCGATCGCCGGCCGCGGGTTGTTCAAGGATGCAGCGACCGACGCGTTGATGCGGCAGACCTTCTTCGACGGCGCGGTGAAGGATTTTCAGATCGTGATTCCCGATTTCGGAAATGTCGAAGGGCCGTTCCAGATCGCGTCGCTGGAATTCGCCGGCGAGCATGACGGCGAAGTGACGTATGAACTCGCGCTGGAATCGGCGGGGGCGCTGACGTTCACGTCAATCTAA
- a CDS encoding DUF3168 domain-containing protein: MTPSSAALRAAIHSTLSAHAPLIAVLGGPKIYDEPPATAAFPYVTLGEARVADYSAGEEEGEEHQLTLHAWSRHGGHREAHVIAGTLLQALDDAPLAPEGHHLVNLRFALADIRREADGRTYHAVVRFRAVTEPLQPSW; this comes from the coding sequence ATGACTCCATCCTCCGCGGCGTTGCGCGCCGCCATTCATTCCACCCTGTCCGCGCATGCGCCGCTCATCGCCGTTCTGGGCGGGCCCAAAATCTACGACGAGCCGCCGGCGACGGCGGCTTTTCCATATGTGACGCTGGGCGAGGCGCGCGTTGCCGACTATTCCGCGGGCGAGGAGGAGGGCGAAGAACACCAGCTCACCTTGCACGCCTGGTCGCGGCATGGCGGGCACCGCGAGGCGCATGTCATCGCCGGCACCTTGCTGCAGGCGCTCGACGACGCGCCGCTCGCGCCGGAAGGACATCACCTCGTCAACCTGCGCTTCGCGCTCGCCGATATCCGCCGCGAAGCGGACGGGCGTACGTATCACGCGGTGGTGCGCTTCCGTGCGGTGACGGAGCCACTCCAGCCGTCGTGGTGA
- a CDS encoding phage head closure protein, protein MSDPGALNRRLALEAPVETPDGAGGVTRTYESVAILWAAVTPVSAREEIAAAQRGVAITHRITLRYSADITPRHRLRDGARLFRIVTLRDRNGRKRFLEIQAEERGA, encoded by the coding sequence ATGAGCGATCCCGGCGCACTCAATCGAAGGCTGGCGCTGGAAGCGCCGGTTGAAACTCCCGACGGAGCGGGAGGCGTGACGCGGACTTATGAGAGTGTCGCGATCTTGTGGGCGGCGGTGACGCCGGTCTCCGCGCGCGAAGAGATCGCGGCGGCGCAGCGCGGCGTCGCGATCACGCACCGCATCACGCTTCGCTATTCCGCCGACATCACGCCGCGCCATCGCTTGCGCGACGGTGCGCGCCTCTTCCGCATCGTCACGCTGCGCGACCGCAACGGCCGCAAGCGCTTTCTGGAGATCCAGGCGGAAGAACGCGGCGCGTGA
- a CDS encoding head-tail connector protein has product MPSIILTHPAGEPVSLAEAKAFLRVEHNDDDEVIAALIAGARLHVEAQTRRALITQVWRLTRDVWPASGALPILPAPLRQVIAVRVFTANGAELVDDDSLAIDKVAAPAVLSFVPGAMPMPGRPFGGIEIDIEAGYGGDADDVPQPLRQAIRLLTAHWYENRALIAASGEVASVPRAVAGMIAPYRVVSL; this is encoded by the coding sequence ATGCCCTCCATCATTCTCACGCATCCGGCCGGCGAGCCTGTCTCGCTGGCGGAGGCGAAAGCCTTTCTGCGCGTCGAGCACAATGACGATGACGAGGTGATCGCAGCCTTGATCGCGGGCGCGCGCCTGCACGTCGAGGCGCAGACGCGCCGCGCGCTGATCACGCAGGTCTGGCGATTGACGCGCGACGTCTGGCCCGCAAGCGGCGCGCTGCCGATCTTGCCGGCGCCGCTGCGGCAAGTGATCGCCGTGCGCGTGTTCACCGCCAATGGCGCAGAGCTCGTCGATGACGACAGTCTCGCGATCGACAAGGTGGCGGCGCCGGCTGTGCTGAGTTTTGTGCCCGGCGCCATGCCGATGCCGGGGCGGCCATTCGGCGGCATCGAAATCGACATCGAAGCCGGCTATGGCGGGGACGCCGACGATGTGCCGCAGCCGCTGCGGCAGGCGATCCGGCTCTTGACCGCGCACTGGTACGAGAACCGCGCGCTGATCGCGGCGAGCGGGGAGGTGGCGAGCGTGCCGCGCGCGGTCGCCGGCATGATCGCGCCGTATCGCGTGGTGTCGCTATGA
- a CDS encoding trypsin-like serine protease — protein sequence MTRRLLAPILLVSLNVPAAAMVGGAAPVNGAHAAVTIVGSRGNFCTGAYIARDLVLTAAHCVLPGADYKLVAYDAQRQPSLRDTARIERHPQFNLDNYNKARVTADVALIKLPAPANVTPVPLSGARLNVQPGDRFIVSGLGVAIRGDGKSGGTLRQATLAATGKPGNLQIRLMDPATRNERSGLGACTGDSGAPVFQENGGRYVVIGVVSWSTGPRNTDGCGGLTGVTPLQLYYPWIAETAKKLGSPLP from the coding sequence ATGACCCGCCGCCTGCTCGCCCCCATCCTGCTCGTCTCGTTGAATGTTCCCGCCGCCGCCATGGTCGGCGGCGCGGCGCCGGTGAACGGCGCGCACGCGGCGGTCACCATCGTCGGCTCGCGCGGCAATTTCTGCACCGGCGCCTATATCGCGCGCGATCTCGTGCTCACCGCCGCGCATTGCGTGCTGCCCGGCGCCGATTACAAGCTCGTCGCCTATGACGCGCAGCGCCAGCCTTCGCTGCGCGACACCGCGCGCATCGAGCGCCATCCGCAATTCAATCTCGACAATTACAACAAGGCGCGCGTCACCGCCGACGTGGCGCTGATCAAGTTGCCCGCGCCCGCCAATGTCACGCCGGTGCCGCTCTCCGGCGCGCGGCTGAACGTGCAGCCGGGCGACCGCTTCATTGTATCGGGCCTCGGCGTCGCCATCCGCGGCGACGGCAAGAGCGGCGGCACCTTGCGCCAGGCGACGCTTGCCGCCACCGGCAAGCCGGGCAATCTGCAGATCCGCCTGATGGACCCGGCAACCAGGAACGAACGTTCAGGGCTCGGCGCCTGCACCGGCGATTCCGGCGCGCCGGTGTTTCAGGAGAACGGCGGACGCTATGTCGTGATCGGCGTGGTGAGCTGGTCGACCGGCCCCAGGAATACGGACGGCTGCGGCGGCCTCACCGGCGTCACACCGCTGCAGCTTTATTATCCCTGGATCGCGGAGACCGCGAAGAAACTCGGCTCGCCGCTGCCGTGA
- a CDS encoding MgtC/SapB family protein: protein MILEWTDILLRLGGAAAAGVVLGINRDLQNKPIGSRTLGLVGLGAAIVVIATIQVPGMAENPDALSRVVQGVIQGLMTGISFIGAGVILRDSSRQSVEGLTTAATVWVTAALGIACGLAMWRTVLPAILIALALLVVLAWIEATLERRRKG, encoded by the coding sequence ATGATACTCGAATGGACCGACATCCTTCTGCGGCTGGGCGGCGCGGCGGCCGCGGGAGTCGTGCTCGGCATCAATCGCGACCTGCAGAACAAGCCGATCGGCTCGCGCACGCTCGGCCTTGTCGGACTGGGTGCGGCCATCGTCGTCATCGCCACCATTCAGGTGCCCGGCATGGCGGAAAATCCCGACGCCCTGAGCCGCGTCGTTCAGGGTGTCATTCAGGGTCTGATGACCGGCATCAGCTTCATCGGCGCCGGTGTCATCCTGCGCGACTCCAGCCGGCAGAGCGTCGAGGGACTGACCACCGCCGCAACCGTCTGGGTCACGGCGGCGCTCGGCATCGCCTGCGGCCTCGCCATGTGGCGAACCGTGCTGCCGGCGATTCTCATTGCGCTGGCCTTGCTCGTCGTCCTCGCCTGGATCGAGGCCACGCTGGAGCGGCGCAGGAAGGGATGA